In Mytilus edulis chromosome 7, xbMytEdul2.2, whole genome shotgun sequence, a single genomic region encodes these proteins:
- the LOC139481319 gene encoding inactive pancreatic lipase-related protein 1-like, translated as MMWCVSLFAASLLLKANASTKCYDNVGCFSNGWPFWNTFGILPRSPEENGITFHLYTRINPTNDQVLDPNGSGTSVMSTNFNDAHKTVFIIHGFNGKKEDNWIKLMKSALIQYFDVNVIVVVWAEGAKDNYIRAVANTRVVGAVTANMIKLLQRSSSLTLDNVHLVGHSLGAHVAGYVGKIIPEIGRITGLDPAGPAFYTVNVRVRLDSSDAKFVDVIHTDVVLGLQKEMGNADFYPNGGKIQPGCLTDTIAPFYSCAHMRALYYFIESVNPDCKFTSNICRNWDDFKDGDCESCESGCQEMGYNLSYNADGKYYLRTGSDSPYCYY; from the exons ATGATGTGGTGTGTAAGTTTATTTGCTGCATCACTTCTGCTCAAAGCGAATG CTTCAACAAAATGCTACGATAATGTTGGATGCTTCAGTAATGGCTGGCCATTCTGGAACACTTTTGGTATCCTCCCACGTTCCCCGGAAGAAAATGGAATCACTTTCCATCTGTATACTCGTATCAATCCAACAAACGACCAAGTGTTAGATCCCAATGGATCTGGGACGTCTGTGATGTCGACAAACTTCAATGATGCACACAAGACGGTGTTTATAATTCATGGTTTCAAcggaaaaaaagaagataattggATAAAGCTTATGAAAAGCGCCCTCATACAATAT TTTGATGTAAATGTAATAGTTGTGGTATGGGCAGAGGGAGCGAAGGATAACTACATCCGAGCTGTAGCAAACACTCGTGTTGTGGGTGCTGTTACTGCCAACATGATCAAACTATTACAGAGGTCGAGTAGTTTGACCTTAGACAATGTACATTTAGTTGGACACAGTCTAGGTGCCCATGTTGCTGGTTATGTTGGAAAAATAATACCGGAAATTGGTAGAATAACAG GTCTAGATCCTGCAGGTCCAGCATTCTATACTGTAAATGTGAGAGTGAGATTGGATTCTTCTGATGCCAAATTTGTTGACGTCATACACACAGACGTAG ttttgggATTGcaaaaggaaatggggaatgcagATTTCTATCCAAATGGAGGGAAAATCCAACCTGGATGTTTAACTGACA CAATAGCACCTTTTTACAGTTGTGCCCACATGAGGGCACTTTACTACTTCATTGAATCTGTAAATCCAGACTGCAAGTTTACCTCCAACATATGTCGAAATTGGGATGATTTTAAGGATGGAGATTGTGAAAGCTGTGAAAGTGGCTGCCAAGAGATGGGATACAACTTGTCATACAATGCAGATGGAAAGTACTACCTGAGAACAGGCTCTGATTCTCCATATTGTTATTATTGA